The Pseudomonas graminis region CCACGCCGGTGGAGCGCTGCACGGCCAGATTGATCAGCTTCGACGGCCAGCGCCGCCAGGCGGAGTCCTGCCGATGATTGCGCACTGTGCCGACCACGTCGTAACCCTGTTCGGCCAGGCGCACCAGACGCGGGATTTCTTCGGGCGGGTTCTGCAGGTCGGCGTCCAGGGTGATCACCACGTCGCCCTTGCATTGCTCGAAACCCGCCATGATCGCCGCGTGCTGGCCGTAATTGCGATTGAGAATGACCGCCACCACGTGGCTGCCTTGTCGCTCGGCGGCCTCTTGAAGCAGGTCGGCCGAGGCGTCGCGGCTACCATCGTCGACCAGCACGATTTCGTAGGCGCAGTTCAACAGGGCGCAAGCGGCCTCGGTGCGGTCCAGCAACTCGGGCAGGCTCTGCTCCTCGTTGTAGACCGGGATTACAACGGACACACAGCGGACGGGATAGGCTTTCAAGGGCGCGCTCCGACGATGGATTCAATGGCACCGACGACGCGCTCGACTTCGTCGCGGGTCATGTCCGGGAACAGCGGGATCGAACACAGCCGCGACGAATTCCACTCGGTGTTCGGCAGGTGCACGTCCGGGAAGCGCTGGCGGTAATAGCGGTGCAGGTGAGTGGCGATGAAATGAATGCCGGTGCCAATGCCGCGCTCTTGCAGGGCTTTCATAAACCCGTCGCGGTCCAGACCGCAGCGCTCGGGGTCGATGCGCAGGATGAACAGGTGCCAGGCGTGTTGTTGCGGGTAAACGGGCTGAGAGAGCGGCATGACCGGGCTGTTTCCCAGTCGCTGCAGATAGTGCTCGGCGAGCCGGCGGCGTTGCGCGTTCATGTGATCGAGCCGGTGCAGTTGCACGAGGGCCAGGCTGGCGTTGATGTCCGCCAGGTTGTATTTGAAGCCGGGTTCGATGACTTCGGCCTGGGGTTTGCGGCCTAGGGTCAGGCGGTCGTAGGCATCGACGCCGAGGCCGTGGAATTTCAACTGACGCACCCGATCCGCCAGTTTCGCGTCATCGGTGACGAACATCGCGCCTTCCGCGCAGGTCATGTTCTTGATCGCATGAAAGGAAAAAATCGCCGTGCCACGGCTGCCCACCGGCCTGCCCTTATAGCCCGTGCCGGCCGCGTGGGCGGCGTCTTCGATGACCGCGATGCCGTGGCGGTCTGCCAGCGCGTAAATAGGATCGAGGTCGCAGGCGGCGCCGGCGTAATGCACCGGGACAATGGCTTTGGTGCGCGGGGTGATGGCCTGTGTGATCAAATCGGCGTCGGTCATCAGCGTGTCGCGGTCGACATCGACAAACACCGGGGTGGCGCCCAGCAGGCAGATCATGTTGGCCGTCGAGACCCAGGTTTGCGAGGGCGTGATCACTTCATCGCCGGGG contains the following coding sequences:
- the arnB gene encoding UDP-4-amino-4-deoxy-L-arabinose aminotransferase, translated to MNEAFLPFSRPSLGDEEVAAVTRVLRSGWITTGPECQQLEAQFAERVGTRHAVAVSSATGAMHIALLALGVGPGDEVITPSQTWVSTANMICLLGATPVFVDVDRDTLMTDADLITQAITPRTKAIVPVHYAGAACDLDPIYALADRHGIAVIEDAAHAAGTGYKGRPVGSRGTAIFSFHAIKNMTCAEGAMFVTDDAKLADRVRQLKFHGLGVDAYDRLTLGRKPQAEVIEPGFKYNLADINASLALVQLHRLDHMNAQRRRLAEHYLQRLGNSPVMPLSQPVYPQQHAWHLFILRIDPERCGLDRDGFMKALQERGIGTGIHFIATHLHRYYRQRFPDVHLPNTEWNSSRLCSIPLFPDMTRDEVERVVGAIESIVGARP